One stretch of Miscanthus floridulus cultivar M001 chromosome 18, ASM1932011v1, whole genome shotgun sequence DNA includes these proteins:
- the LOC136522742 gene encoding GDSL esterase/lipase At5g55050-like: MRRHQAINGGIGAAVTLAMATTISIQLAALAAAAAALRPTTTAVPAVYVFGDSLLDVGNNNYLPGADVPRANMPYYGVDFPGGARPTGRFSNGYNVADLVAKAMGFRRSPPAYLSLSRRSGRRHRLVARGIGGVNYASGGAGILDSTFAGKNIPLSKQVRNFDATKAQMVLKLGATTAKHLLSKSLFLIAIGTNDMAAFATSLANNGQMQSHAVVAAFYSDLISNYSAIITGLYGMGARKFAVINVGRIGCAPIERLQSPTGACDDGADALAAGFDDALRSLLASLGSGDDHRLDGLTYSLGDLYVLMRAIIADPPAAGFADVDSACCGGGRLGAQSVCGQPNSTLCGDRLYHLFWDYGHPTQRGAEVIASAFYDGPEQFTTPVSLSSWSGRERRQQQTH; encoded by the exons ATGCGGCGCCACCAAGCCATCAACGGTGGTATTGGTGCCGCCGTTACACTTGCGATGGCGACGACGATATCCATCCAACTGGcggcgctcgccgccgccgccgccgccctccggcCGACGACCACGGCCGTGCCGGCGGTGTACGTGTTCGGGGACTCGCTCCTGGACGTGGGCAACAACAACTACCTGCCGGGGGCGGACGTCCCCCGGGCCAACATGCCCTACTACGGCGTCGACTTCCCCGGCGGCGCCAGACCCACCGGAAGGTTCAGCAACGGCTACAACGTCGCCGACTTGGTTG CGAAGGCTATGGGGTTCAGGAGGAGCCCGCCGGCGTACCTGTCGCTCTCGCGGCGCTCCGGCCGACGACATCGTCTAGTCGCCAGGGGCATCGGCGGAGTGAACTATGCTTCTGGAGGAGCTGGGATTCTCGACTCCACT TTCGCCGGGAAGAACATCCCGTTGTCAAAGCAAGTGCGCAACTTCGACGCGACCAAGGCTCAGATGGTACTAAAACTGGGTGCCACCACGGCGAAGCACCTGCTCTCCAAATCGCTCTTCCTCATCGCCATCGGCACCAACGACATGGCCGCGTTCGCCACATCATTAGCAAACAATGGCCAGATGCAGAGCCACGCCGTCGTCGCCGCCTTCTACTCCGACCTCATCTCCAACTACTCAGCCATCATCACA GGGTTGTACGGGATGGGTGCGAGGAAGTTTGCCGTGATCAACGTGGGCCGGATCGGGTGCGCGCCAATAGAGCGCCTGCAGAGCCCGACGGGCGCGTGCGACGACGGCGCCGACGCGCTCGCCGCCGGCTTCGACGACGCGCTCAGGTCTCTCCTGGCGAGCCTCGGCTCCGGCGATGACCACCGCCTGGACGGCCTGACCTACTCCCTCGGCGACCTGTACGTCCTGATGCGGGCGATCATAGCCGACCCGCCGGCGGCAGGGTTTGCCGACGTGGACAGCGCGTGCTGCGGCGGCGGGCGGCTCGGGGCGCAGAGCGTCTGTGGCCAGCCGAACTCGACGCTGTGCGGCGACCGCCTGTACCACCTCTTCTGGGACTACGGCCATCCCACGCAGCGCGGCGCGGAGGTCATCGCGTCGGCGTTCTACGACGGCCCGGAGCAGTTCACCACGCCGGTCAGCTTGAGCAGCTGGTCCGGGCGTGAGCGTCGGCAGCAGCAAACACACTAG